The DNA segment AATGacacaataaaaataaagtttGGCCTTGCGATCTCTCAGCTAGTAGATGTGGTATGtatattaaatttttttttttccttaattcttAAAATTCTGGACATAATGTCATAGGAAATACTTGTGCGTATTTTAGCTTAAACACAATAGAGTAAACCTTTAAAATTATCAGTgtaataaaaaaatgcattgcaGAAGAGGACATAAAGAGTGATCACAAAGAGTTTGAGAAGGTGGCTATTATGTTTAGTggagttttcaggaaaaaaaaaaaagttaaattcttAAGCCTAGGAAATTGTACTTTTATTTATTCAATGGGAAACCCACATAATTTTAAACTTTATCAGTCTCATTTCTGTAAAATTCAGGAACACTTGCAAatactgctctttttcccctgtaAGCAGCAAAAAGCTCTCAGAGCCTTCAAATATGTCACTTCCATAGTAATAAAGATTCTCTTGGCATGACTGGTGAAGTTAAGGAGATCAACCAGATTTTTGCCCTCTGCCCCGATACTTATTTACTTCAGAATATTCTTTTCAAATTGAATTCACTGTTTATAAGAGGAGTTTTTCTTCCACATGTTGAGGCTGTTCCTTTATGTTTCCATAGAAAAATGGTAAGACTGCATAAAATACAGTTAAATAGAAAATGGAAGGGAGGAAAGGGACACAGAAGGGGAAAATATCACTTTTAACAGTTCAATAATCAAATCTCATATGTTTTAGAAGTTTTCATATAAGCATCTTTGACTGAAATGCTTTTagaagtgtgttttgtattttaaattacagATCTCTGAACTAAAGCAGCTGCTTCCTAtgtgcagatttttttctcataaaatatGCTTCATTTTTATAGGATGAGAAAAATCAATTGATGACAACGAATGTTTGGCTGAAACAGGTATGTGtaaaacaagggaaagtgtacagtattgcatctgggtaggaacaaccccaggttccagtgtaagttggggaatgacctattagagagcagcacaggggaaagggacctggaggtcctgatggacagcaggatgcccatgagccaggactgtgcccttgtggccaggaaggccaatggcatcctggggtggattagaaggggggtggtcagtaggtcagagaggttctcctgcccctttactctgccctggcgagaccgcatctggaatattgtgtccagctctgacccctcagttccagaaggacagggaactgctggagagagtccagcgcagggcaaccaagatgatggagtggagcatctcccgtgtgaggaaaggctgagggagctggggctcttaagcttggagaagaggagactgaggggtgacctccttaatgtttacaaatatataaagggtgagtgtcaggaggatggatccaggctcttctcgatgacaaccaatggtaggacaaggggtttaagctggaacacaagaggttccacttaaatttgagaagaaacttctcagtgagggtagcagagcctggcccaggctgcccagggaggttgtggagtctccttctctgcagacattcaaacctgcctggacaccttcctgtggaacctcagctgggtgttcctgctccggtgtggggattggactaggtgatcttttgaggtcccttccaatccccgacattctgggattctgtgattaaaaataCTTGTTTATGGACAGGAAAGAAGCTCAAGCTCAATGCAAAGCCAGGTGGCAACTCTTAACTTGGGAAGCGCTGCTCACAAATCATTCATGATTTAACTTAGAAGAATGTTTGCAGACACTGATTATACTTACTAGCTTACTAAATTCTTTTGTTTGAGCTACTTCCTTTCCTCTTAAAACTAGAAACAAATATTGGATGGGGTAAATAGACGTCTATTCAGCAAATTCACTGTTGTATGCAAATTTTAGAAGCCAGTTTGATTAATTTCTTGAATTGCCTTTTAATCTATTTTCATCCAGTCTTGCCCTGCTTAAATCAACTTCACAATAATAATGATTTTTACATCTCACTTATCCACAGGAATGGGTAGATGTAAAATTAAGGTGGAATCCTGAAGACTATGCTGGAATAACGTCTATTCGCGTCCCATCAGATTCTATTTGGATTCCAGATATCGTGCTGTATGACAAGTAAGATTTCTATCTTTTTTCATAAAATACATTTGCTTTCTAACTTTACCATCCAAGCTGCTTCTGGGAGGCTCATTGGAGAGATTATGTGTGTACATTTAGTAGAGCTAAGAATGTGTGGAAGAATTTGCCTCTGAATGTGTGACAGAATGCAgccccccccctgccccccgcttccttcgatatggaaggtgtagacgcatctccctctctctctgctgcttgaggctgacagcttctttcgTTTGACCCCAAAGCCCACTgaccagggtcattaagagagaggagaagggagcacaGAGGTGCCAGGTGGCCGCTGGGTGCccatggccagtgtgggggatgtttggaagcttcaggggcaccccacagccagtatgggggtgcagagaagcttctggaatgcctacagtcagatctgatcaggctataaaaccaGGATTCTCGTCGAGGCCCGCCCTTTGTGTGTGATCCTCTTGGAGTTACGCTGAACTGCTGCCACCAGGAGCCACTTCCTCACCACCCCCCGCCACCAGGGACGGAGACCCTGCTTGTCTTGCCACCACTTGTGTAAAATTGACCCTCACAGGGTTgcaagtgtatctactttccgtgcacatttgcacatgtatttatactttccgtgcacatttgcacatgtactttctgtgctcaatatgagcacgtgtataaattatttcctcgcataatcgcgagtgtattttcctcccatgcttccacataagcacgtgtaatattctgtgcatatttgcacatgtatttctaCTCGCAGGATTTCGAGTTATTATAAATTAATCCtcacagaattgcgagtgtacacttcctgTACTCAAtgcgagtacgtgtatccctttaaaataatcccacactgtgttcaggcaagtgtggactcttcctggactcagggatggctctggcattgtttttggtgaagccacgtgcatgcacactgtggacctcctgtgtTCTATTAGTTGCTgctccttaataatttactcaactgatatctgaacctgtactgaagtcactttggagtgcgaaaaccctgtttctcaccagtttaataaaagttggtttggaccctgttgtgcCTAAAACTATCCTCGGGGTGTCTCTGTGACAGAATGTAAATGGATTTTGTTACTGTGTTAAGTGCTTAAATGTTTTGCTTTGCCTCTGTATGGAATTTCTAGTCTCTTTACAAAGTTTATTTCTGCCTCTTTCTGTATTACCAGTAGAAACATTAGAGTTTGGGCATGCTGTTACAGGTGAGGATTTTAACAATCTTTTGCATAAGTCATTGGGACCACAGAAGGTTGCATGGATCTTTTCGTGACTTGAAAATGTTCTTCACTCTTCCAAAGCTGTTTACATGTGTGAGAAAGTTGACTATcaacaaaatacaaaatgttGGCTATGACGGGGGGAAAGGGCTAAACAGCTGAAATGACAATAACAAAACGTATTTTCTTGTTTAAAAGCACACACCCACACATTGTAACTGCGTGTGTATATCTCTCTCTTTTCAGTGCAGATGGACGTTTTGAGGGAACATCTACAAAAACTGTGGTAAAATATGATGGCACCATTGCCTGGACTCCACCAGCAAACTACAAAAGTTCTTGCACTATTGATGTAACATTCTTCCCCTTTGACCTCCAAAACTGCTCTATGAAATTTGGTTCCTGGACTTACGATGGCTCACAAGTCGATATAATTCTTGAAGACTATGATGTTGACAAGAGAGACTTTTTTGATAATGGAGAATGGGAAATAGTAACTGCAACAGGGAGCAAAGGAAATAGGACTGATGGATGCTGCTGGTATCCTtttgttacatattcatttataATTAGACGCTTGCCACTTTTTTACACGTTGTTTCTCATTATTCCTTGTATTGGACTTTCGTTTCTAACTGTCCTTGTCTTCTATCTTCCTTCAAATGAAGGTGAAAAAATTTCACTCTGCACTTCAGTACTAGTGTCTTTgactgtttttcttcttgttattgAAGAAATTATTCCATCATCTTCTAAAGTTATCCCGCTTATAGGAGAGTACTTGGTGTTTACTATGATATTTGTGACGTTGTCCATTGTGATAACTGTCTTTGCTATCAATATTCATCATCGCTCTTCATCTACACACAATGCTATGGCACCTTGGGTTCGCAAGATATTTCTTCACAAACTTCCCAAGCTGCTTTGCATGAGAAGTCACGTAGACAGATACTTTGCGCAGAAGGAGGAAACGGGAAATGTGAATGGATCGGAATCATCTAGGAACACCTTGGAAGCAGCTCTAGATTCTATCCGATATATTACAAGACATGTTATGAAGGAGAATGAAGTTCGTGAGGTGGGTGTATTAGTCATGTTACACTGATTTTTGTAAAACTGGAAATCAGAAAGCCAAGTAATGGTTTACTATGCAGTTGCATATTAAATATGTTCTATGAGATTTCCAGGTTTTGTActtcactggaagctgtgtcaTTATTTCCACCGGAAAGGAGTGCAAGTATGGTACAATATCGAGAATTCTTACAGATACTGGGTTGATGCAATAGAGTCCATGGGCCCTTGAGTTCTTTGAagtcttttgctttcttctggaAAGTTCTTGTTGTTAATGACACATTTTCAGAGATACTTGTACTGTAactgttccctgcagtgctgctgggtgTTATTTTCATGATGAGAGAAGTAGGTATTTTTAATGTTGTACCTGAATGCTAGCTGAAAAATGGATTTCCCTTAGATTTTCTGATTAAATACTGCTAAGCCTGATTTTGAAGCTTTCAAATCCATACAAAACCAGGTTTTAATGCCTTAACTTTTACTAGTTTAAACACAAGCTAGAGCCATAGGTTGGTCATTTTGTGCTGAGATCAGACATGAACTAGATGCCTtcctgagtcttttttttttctagccttATTATTATTTGTCTCTGAGTGACATCAGATGtcagagggtttttttcagtctctgCATTTGCACTCTGAGTTATCCTTAATGGATGTTTACACCATTTGGGTAAGAGCATTATGaatctcttttctttccctgctttttAAACTATCACCGGTAGTACACCGGAGACTTAAATGCTATTTTCAGGTTAGTGTAGAAATATGAAAGTTTGATATGTGGTCTTATGATACTGCTATCTGTTTCTGATGGCAAGACCTGAGATTCTTTCCATTTGTACAGAAATGACTATCCTCAGAAGTTGCTGGTTGTTGAGAGAGGATTCTCACATGGCAGCCTAGGAGTAGGCTGACTCCTCTGATGTACCTTCTCAGGGCTCAATTCTGACATTATCGCAACAGATTTTGAATAAATGTATCTACTGTACTGTTAAAACAGCATCTAATACCCCTGCattgaaaaaacaacacaaatagAATAGTTTACTATTAAATACATAATTTCCTGTAAATTGAGGGTTGGTGTTCTTTCTTGTACTGAACTTACTCTATTTGACTGTGAGTGATGAGAGGTGACGAGTATTTTGGTTTTGAGGTATGATGTTGTTGTGACTCTAAACCTCAGAAATTAATACACAGCTGACTGGGGATTcaattgtattttattatttggCTCCAGAGAATGCAGGCTTTCATTGCATTCGTTAAAAACTACACAGCAGTGCTGTTGTAGCCTTAACTTTAAGGCAGCTTTGGAAACATGGCTAGCTCCAGTTTGAATCAAAGGCAATCGTTTGGCAGGGTTTTAATTTGCTTGGACTTACAAACTTCACTATACTTGCAAAACTGTATATAGGCATGAATAATCCTATTGAAAAGGAAAATAGTCATGAAAGTACTATGACTATTCTCCCTAGTGTATAATTCCATGCAGCAGTAATTTCACAGCTTTCAGATCTTGCATGTAACAGCTGCTGTCTACTGTTCTGTGTGTGGTGTGGTGCTGTTgtgtgtgggttggtttgtttgtggctgtgttttgttttttaatgttggttggttggtttgttttacaaCTTTTGCTTCTAGCTCCTGCTGGGAATTCCACTTGATGATGAAGCTGTGGCATGAATCCAAAATCCTGCAGCATGTTAGAAAATTGCATACCAATTTTCATCTCTCCATAGTTGAGGATGTTTGGTGCTTGTCAGGGTCAGTTTCTGTATTAAAATCTAGTATTGCTCTATGTAGCTTACCAGTCTTCATAGAGCGAAGTTTGTTCCTGTTCTAGCTCATAGTGTAATTAAAAGAAGCTGTTAAAGAGGGTTACCAAATGGACCTGATTGGAAAAAAAGGGTAGTGTAAAGCAATTAAGAATTACAGGGGTTTGGTACTGTATTTTTACCTGTTCTCGTGTATACTGAACAACTCTTATGCTCTTTGGTTTTTAGGTTGTTGAAGACTGGAAGTTTATTGCTCAGGTGCTTGATCGCATGTTCTTATGGACTTTTCTTCTGGTTTCAATAATTGGATCACTTTTGTTATTTATTCCTGTTATTCATAAATGGGCAAGTATAATAGTACCTACGCATATAGACAGTACAAATGCATAAAATAGTTTTGAATCTGTCTCCTGCTAATATGGTTCCAAAGAGTTTTGTGGTAGCCCTAGTCCCATGCATGTCCTTTGTAGGCAAGTTTCTGATAGAGTAAACCAAATCCAAACCCAGCAAATCAGGTTTATATTAAAGCATGACATCCCTAGGACACATAGAAGTCAGTTCACTTATTACCAGTTTACTAAGTTACCTCTAAATAAGGTCAGAATTAAAAGGACCTTCTCAAGCACTTGTATGTATGATATGTCAAAAAACATACACTGGCACCTGCTGCGAAATAGAAGGATCCAAACATTTTTTTATGACGATCACTGTAGTCCAATTATTAAATTACTATCTCAATCATTATAGTGGGTATTAAAAATTTGCATATATTTACACAGTAGAGTTGCTTATTTCAATTTACTGTAGAACGCAAAGGAGAATTTTTATCAGCGCACTTGAATGTGTTGTAAAAGTATGAAGTTGCTAcaaagtaaatttaaaataataataaaaacaccaGTTAACCTTCCCATATATTCAACATATAAGTAAAAATAGCAATTGGGCTATGTTTTGCTTTTATAAATGTTCGGTGGAATTTGCTGCTAAATTCTGTCATATTAAGTGAACATCTAATAAAGTGAGGCTTAAAATGCCTGCAGGATACATTATTATCGATATCTCTGTATCAGctgtggaaaggaagggaaatgagtCCCCAAGTTGCATGAATAGTCTAATGGACCAGAACATTCAGATTTCTTTACTCTTGATGATGAGTTTGATACAGTTAGTTGGTTGCAAACACATAAAtcatttcctgcctttttttgtgtgttactCAGAATTAAGTTTTCAAGCACGGGTAGAAGGCATTCCAGGAATGCCTTTCTGAAAGAGATGGGTTGAAAATTATTATTCTGTGTAAGCAAATACAGATGATTGAATTCACATACGTTGGTTAAACAGGACTTAGAAAGCTGCTTTTAACAGGTTCTGTCACCTACAGAACCACAGGTAACTGAGCAATGAGGACTTAAgctttccatttttccttttttctcagtGTTGAAAACCAACTTAcagctttttaattatttcactaaAATGTATTCTTTAAACAACTGATTTTAAATTCTTTACATTTGTTCCAATACCACCTTTCTTAAAAGCTTTATTTCGCAAGCGACTGCAATAGAAGGGGGTTTTCCTACCCCGGACTTTTGTCAGTTTACTTCATAATAGAGTTGCGTCCTGCAGGGCTAATACAATGCCAAGCTAGAGCAGGTCTTGGCAAGTTTTATTTGCTTAAATTACTACATGAATAGTGACATGTTTAGGTGTGAGGTCTAATGTAAATTGTGGTATGTTTgataatgtaatttttcttttttgtggttaTGAATTTGGAAATGAAGGAGTCCCTCCTGCACCTGCTCTAGAATGGCGCTGTTTGGCATTACACTGATGGCTTATGTCATAACTTATAGATAACTTAATGTTTATTTTAAGCTTATTTCACCCGTAGGACATTCTTGACTTTGTGTAGCTTTCTAAGGCTCGTAGGCAGGAaaatttttggtttgtgtttatctttttttttcccctgataccAATTCATAAATAATTCTGATTGTAAAGGGAGTCACTGTTCTCTTTAGTTATACAATTACATCTGGCATTGGATAGCCACATTTCCTCTGTTCTaatcataattaattttaaaggtgAGTTTGCAAAGATTATCTGATTTAATCCATTAATATCATAAATCTAAATTTCTCATTATTAGGAAGATTCAGCAATACATCAGTGACTTTCTCTGTGTGGAAGCTGCAGAAGTACTTCAGATATCTTATTTCCTCTTCAAATGCAAAATTTCTTTTTATAGTCCTCAGGTTTGAATTACTGAAGTTCACTCTTACCTGAGCAGAAAGCAAAGTAAGTAAAGCTGTAGATTAGGTGTATGTATTATTTAACTCCTCACCTCTTTCCCCTTGTTAAATAGTGTTTTTAGACTACCCAATCACATCATAAGGAGTTTGGCAGTATATTGGCCATGGGAGTCCCAGGCAATCTGTATTAGTAACTCTCAATTTTTGCAAATGTATGGATTTCTTTTAGTCAATTCTATAATCTGATTGTGATAAATACAGGTAAGATAGCTGACACTAGAATCCTTGGGGTCTTCAGGTTATCAGGTGTGTCTGAAACAAAATCATTTTAATAGGCTCAGAAGCATGGGCCTTTATTTATGTAACTTGTTTCTGAATGTGTTGAACTGTAGCTAATGCTACCTTACATAGGTTTTTGTCACTCagtcaaaataaatgaaaaaaagcacAATTTTCAATAGCTTGACTCTTTATTTTCCTAAATGTCACATGACTTGATATACTGTATTTTCAAAAAACTTCCAGCTTGGTACAGAGAGAACAGTTCATATTTTTACAAAGTACTTTTCTCATGACAATATTTTGTTGCATTCTTTATTCATGCTCTTAAGTATCGGCAGTTACAGGTTGAATAAAAAGGCATGCCTAAGAAGCAGTTTAGCATACTTTACAGGACTGTTTCCTATCTGCCTGCCTTCTCTTATCATAAAACACTTCATTATACCAGGAAGCTTCGGTATCCAAACTATCTGAGCAAAATATTTTCATCGTTAGCATACCTTGCAGACCGCATCTTAGTGTGTGTTTTACTTGTCTATGGTTTTAAACATTATTAGGTTTGAATagcttggtggtttttttttctctggcagTCTTCTCACAGGTTGAAATACAGGGATGCAGAGAGTTTATGGC comes from the Patagioenas fasciata isolate bPatFas1 chromosome 12, bPatFas1.hap1, whole genome shotgun sequence genome and includes:
- the CHRNA5 gene encoding neuronal acetylcholine receptor subunit alpha-5 isoform X3 is translated as MAELGAWLRCCRSLCGRSLLLLTCLFAPFLGQPGAGPAARAPYAGVSEPSLIAKSEDRLFKHLFEDYQRWVRPVERLNDTIKIKFGLAISQLVDVDEKNQLMTTNVWLKQEWVDVKLRWNPEDYAGITSIRVPSDSIWIPDIVLYDNADGRFEGTSTKTVVKYDGTIAWTPPANYKSSCTIDVTFFPFDLQNCSMKFGSWTYDGSQVDIILEDYDVDKRDFFDNGEWEIVTATGSKGNRTDGCCCCFA
- the CHRNA5 gene encoding neuronal acetylcholine receptor subunit alpha-5 isoform X1; translation: MAELGAWLRCCRSLCGRSLLLLTCLFAPFLGQPGAGPAARAPYAGVSEPSLIAKSEDRLFKHLFEDYQRWVRPVERLNDTIKIKFGLAISQLVDVDEKNQLMTTNVWLKQEWVDVKLRWNPEDYAGITSIRVPSDSIWIPDIVLYDNADGRFEGTSTKTVVKYDGTIAWTPPANYKSSCTIDVTFFPFDLQNCSMKFGSWTYDGSQVDIILEDYDVDKRDFFDNGEWEIVTATGSKGNRTDGCCWYPFVTYSFIIRRLPLFYTLFLIIPCIGLSFLTVLVFYLPSNEGEKISLCTSVLVSLTVFLLVIEEIIPSSSKVIPLIGEYLVFTMIFVTLSIVITVFAINIHHRSSSTHNAMAPWVRKIFLHKLPKLLCMRSHVDRYFAQKEETGNVNGSESSRNTLEAALDSIRYITRHVMKENEVREVVEDWKFIAQVLDRMFLWTFLLVSIIGSLLLFIPVIHKWASIIVPTHIDSTNA
- the CHRNA5 gene encoding neuronal acetylcholine receptor subunit alpha-5 isoform X2, with product MAELGAWLRCCRSLCGRSLLLLTCLFAPFLGQPGAGPAARAPYAGVSEPSLIAKSEDRLFKHLFEDYQRWVRPVERLNDTIKIKFGLAISQLVDVDEKNQLMTTNVWLKQEWVDVKLRWNPEDYAGITSIRVPSDSIWIPDIVLYDNADGRFEGTSTKTVVKYDGTIAWTPPANYKSSCTIDVTFFPFDLQNCSMKFGSWTYDGSQVDIILEDYDVDKRDFFDNGEWEIVTATGSKGNRTDGCCCLELVC